The Triticum aestivum cultivar Chinese Spring chromosome 3A, IWGSC CS RefSeq v2.1, whole genome shotgun sequence genome includes a region encoding these proteins:
- the LOC123062874 gene encoding uncharacterized protein isoform X2, protein MASSTDTDMLEENVPAKTTTVQVKWCGNDYDVVVQSDADVGELKRRVEHDTELPFKRQRHINTQTNDELADNYRVSLLDSPPTTFLIGMYTGIYIGIYTGNSEVLYFHVNLHCKYSCEERRW, encoded by the exons ATGGCATCATCCACTGATACAGATATGCTGGAAGAGAATGTGCCCGCCAAGACAACTACTGTTCAAGTGAAATGGTGTGGCAATGATTATGATGTGGTGGTACAATCTGATGCCGATGTTGGAGAGCTAAAGCGACGTGTCGAACACGATACGGAACTTCCTTTCAAGAGGCAAAGACATATAAACACTCAGACAAATGATGAATTGGCTGATAATTATCGTGTTTCTCTGTTGGACAGTCCACCCACGACGTTTCTCATTGG GATGTACACTGGAATTTACATTGGGATTTACACTGGAAATTCAGAAGTGCTGTATTTCCATGTTAATTTACATTGTAAATATTCTT GTGAAGAGAGAAGATGGTGA
- the LOC123062874 gene encoding uncharacterized protein isoform X1, whose protein sequence is MASSTDTDMLEENVPAKTTTVQVKWCGNDYDVVVQSDADVGELKRRVEHDTELPFKRQRHINTQTNDELADNYRVSLLDSPPTTFLIGMYTGIYIGIYTGNSEVLYFHVNLHCKYSYEENSS, encoded by the exons ATGGCATCATCCACTGATACAGATATGCTGGAAGAGAATGTGCCCGCCAAGACAACTACTGTTCAAGTGAAATGGTGTGGCAATGATTATGATGTGGTGGTACAATCTGATGCCGATGTTGGAGAGCTAAAGCGACGTGTCGAACACGATACGGAACTTCCTTTCAAGAGGCAAAGACATATAAACACTCAGACAAATGATGAATTGGCTGATAATTATCGTGTTTCTCTGTTGGACAGTCCACCCACGACGTTTCTCATTGG GATGTACACTGGAATTTACATTGGGATTTACACTGGAAATTCAGAAGTGCTGTATTTCCATGTTAATTTACATTGTAAATATTCTT ATGAAGAAAATTCCTCCTGA